From the genome of Solanum dulcamara chromosome 12, daSolDulc1.2, whole genome shotgun sequence:
GCACCATAATCTTCTCCTCCAGATCAGATAGCTTTAGTTCAACTTCattcaaattctcttcaagctCATACTCTTTATTCTTGACTTCAGTGTTGCAGCTTTTATTACTCTTGTTCAACTTCTTAAATTCAATCTCAAGCTCTACTTTATCAACTACTAAAACCATTATTTGCTCTTCCAGGTCATACATCTTCATCTCTGCCTCTTCTAACTTTCCTTCAATCTCAGCTTGTACACTTTTGGCTTCATTCTGAGAGTTTTTACTACTTCTGTTCAAATTCTTGAGCTTTAGATTAAGCTCAACATTATTGCTTATTAGAACCATGATTTGCTCTTCCAGATCTATGATTTGAGATACTAGAGCAAGTTTTTCACCttgaaaaatatcaataatgtTATTCATCATGTCCTTCTCATTTATCAACTCAGTGATAGAGTTAATCAACACTATTGCTAAGCTTCTCAATTTTTTAGAAGAGTAAATGTGCAAATTTTGTCTTAGATCATTGAGTGTCACTTCTGTTTCATCATCAAGATCAGTTTCTTCATTATCTGACTGTGTCATAATATTTAGCAGCGACTATAGTTGTTGCTAAAGGTTAATTTCAACATGACTTTTGGCGGAAACTTTTATACCTTTTAGTGGCGACATGCAAATAATGTGTCAAagatttcttcatcatcttttaAGGTCACCATTGAGGCATCTTCTGGATGAGTAGAATCCTCATAGTCACTTGAGGAGTTTCCCCAAACAACAAGAGCCCTTTTTATGACATAATCAACTTCAACCTTCCTTCATTTCTTATCAGGTGGACCCTTCTTTTCTCAACTCCATTCTTGATATATTCCTTGTAGTCTACCTTATGCATTGCACAATCTCTAATGAAGTGTCCTGGCTTGTCACATTTGTGACACAGGTCTGTAGCATTTGCAAGTCGACTGGAATTACCTTTTTTGATGAAACCTCCATTCCTTTTCACAATCTTATGAAATCTCTTTGTCAAATACGCCATTTTTTCGTCCTCAGCTGAAAGTTTGTTTGAAGCAACTTTAAGAGCAAAAGTTTTCTCTTGCTTTGTCTCTTTCTTCAGACCATCCTAAGCTCAATTTAGTTCATGTGTTTGGAGACTTTTAATCAATTCATCCATTGTATGAACCTTCAGGTCCTTTGCTTTAGTTATTGCATCCATTTTGCTAGCCGATGACTTGGGAAGAATCCTCTAAATCTTCCTTACGTGTTTGCTAGGATGAACATGTTCACCAAGACTTTGAAGCTCATTGGTGATGGAAGAGAACCTGGTGTGCATGTCATAGGCAGACTCTCTTTCTTTCATTGTGAAGTTCTTATATTGAGTAGTTAGAATATTCCCCTTTGATTCTTTCACCTGCTCAGTTCCTTCATGAGCAGTTCTGAGACAATCCCAACTCTTTTTTGCGGACTCACACGAAGAGATTCTATTATACGCTTTAGCTCCAATGCCACATACCAGCAGTTTCTTAGCCTTATAGTTCTTCTCAATCTTCTTCCTATCATCCTCAGTGTGCTGCCTACGAGTTTTAGGAATGATCCTCGTAActtctccttatttctcttcaaCAGTGGGAACATAAGGACCATCAAGAACAATTTCCCAAAGATCACTGTCTTCAGCCATGATAAAGTCATGCATATGAGTTTTCCACCAGCTGTAGAATTGACCGTTAAATAAAGAAGGTCTGGTTGACGATTGACCTTTTTCCAAGTTAAGTGAAACAACCATTCTTTACAGGAACTTCTCTTGGTGTTAACCATATAGAGAAAACCTATTCTAATACCAATTGTTAGAATGTTTGCTTCCACCAAAACAATAGAGACCGGGTCCCTTATTAGAAATTAgttcaaaaatttaaagaacAAGAAGATAAACTAGACACAAGATTTTTAAGTGGaaactccttgctcaagggatAAAAACCACGACTTGTCCCACATGATTTCAGCTCAAATCTTTACTAGAACAACTGAGCCAAGATTTAGATTACAAGCTATTGTAACCTAAGAATTGTACTCACAATCCCTCTCCACTCCTTGTAAAAACTCTGTTACAGACTAGAAACAAAAAACTATATTACTTCCTAAATCACTAAACTCCTAGATGATTTAGAGTTCATATGGTCTCCATAACTAGCTCTAGTTACTTCGACAAGATGAACAaaagagataacaaataagAGCTGATCTAACTTTCTTTACAAATTAGAAAGTAGACCTTACAAgattaagaagaagaaattacaactctaaaaacaagaacaaaaatatTGATAACTTTATCAGATAATTGATCTTTTTCAAGAGCAAATTTCCAATACTTGAGAGCATGAACTTATATGAATATTCTTTTTTACATTCAGAAAGCCAAGTGGAAAAATGCTGTAAAGAGTGTATATATCACCGATTTACCATGTGTTGGATGATTTGTATTGGTTAGACAATTGGCCTTCTGCATTGGGACTCAACGGCATACATACAAACCTGCTAACTTGGCAGGATCTTTTATGTACTATTTTTCTGCTGTCGTTATCAACAAGAAGTCCTCAAAGGGACCACGTCCTCTACCTGTTTCCAGagtttgtcaaatcatcaaaaccGACTTCAAGAGCATTATCACCTTTCTCTTTGTATAATTAGATAGCatatttaaccaaaaaaatgGATAAAAGAAAGACACATATCTTGTTGCTTTTACTcgtatttgtatttttctatttttcttgctcgcatttatatatttttattttagtctCAGGTCTGTACCTATTTTGGAATGGGGAGGTTTAAgaaaagttttgaattttttcttacTTTATGTAGGAagtcattttcataaaatgagtcaatttaaaaaatgtttttcaaaatatttaagccaataaaacatgaaaaaattgaaaaacatctTTGATTCTATCTTTATACCTTTGccaagttttcttttttttgggggggggggggggggaggaggAGCTTTGGGTTTTGTTTgttagattattatttttttggtttttaatTTGGTGTTCCGGAGTCCGCATTGAAGCTCCGAGTAAATTCAAATGGCGTACTGTAGAGCTCATTCAAAGGTGGCACTCCCAATTGAATTTTCTCCATACCCAGGTCTAGAAGAGACCTTTGGTTAAGGATGTATAGCAGTCCCGAACActacaccacaacccatgttggTTGTTTGTCACTACATCAAAAATGATCCTTAGCAGCAATTGACAATAACTTTATTTTCactaagtatatatatttttagaggcAATTAACACTCTTTGTTAAAGTTCCTAAAGCGTATAGTGATATTGAATCCAACAGAAATTAACGAAGTCGGTAAAAGACCTCTTCATTAATGTGCATATTTATGGTAATGTcccaattcttgaaaaattactTTTCAATGAGAAATGACCATTTTTCCCTTTCCAGTAGTGTTTTCATACATTGTTTGTGATATAGGGATGATTGACACAGTTTTCGATGACATCGAGTGGGATTTTGGTAATTTGAGAACTTGAGTGGGAAGTTTCAGCATATTGAGATGTGAGCATTGGAAATTTGACGAATTCATTGAGTCAAGAATGTCTAATTCAGTGTAGTAGCatatcattttaattttataggacCCCAAATAGTTTTCGAAGGTTCAATCGAAAGTATTTTGGACTTGGGAAATCTGCAATTTCTGGTTTTTTGTTTCATGTCACTTTGTTCTTTGCGATCGTGGAGATACACACGTGATCACGATATGTCCCTTTTTTGTGCTTTGCCATTGTGACACTTATCACGCGATCGCGAAGTGTCCCTTCTAAGTGTTTTGCAATCGCAACTTGTGGGTCCGTGATAGTGATGTGTCAGCCTCCAGTGCTTCGCGATTGCACTGGTTAGTGGCTCATGATCGCGAAGTAGAAAATTCATCTGAACAGTGTCCAACTTTGGGAATTATTCTAATTTTTCACATTCCGCCATTTTTGCTCGGTTTGAAGCTTGGAGAGGCGATATGGAAGAAATGTTTTCTAGGGAAATCATTTGGGTAAGCCTATATTATCAATCTTTATCAAATTCCATCAATTTTATCTTCCTAAATCATTGAAAAATCAAGGTTTAAAATGGCATTTTGGgcctttttcttttcaatttcaagTTTGAAGATTTAATGATTTCTAATGTATTTCTTGGCCAATTTTAATGGGGTTTTCAACAACAAACTCCCCTTGATGATGAGTAGAAcgtgattttaaaataaaattctagatttctccttttttaattttgaagtgTTTTATGGACGATTTTGACCCCGATTCTAAAACCCAGAAATATGGGGTATCATTAAACTccttttgatgaaattttgtcATTATTGATAGTGAATAATGATTTTGGAGTCGGTATTTGTGGGTTGAGCTTCAATTAGAGTGTTCATATGGAGTTTCGACATTCGAGGTAGTTTGGTTATCCTTTTTTGATACTGAGattgggtaattagtcatttatGGTGTTGCAACATGATTCTGGACTGATAATTTCATTGTGATGCCTGTGTAGGGGTTTACCCAACCTACCCATCCTCTCACTCGTCCACCCTACCCCACCCCATCAccaattatttttaaacatcaattaaaataagttttaaaaaagatCGCCCCTCCTCCACCTCCACCCTACCCCGCACCTGGACCCCCTAGCCCACCCCACAACTCACCACCCTCAAATTTGTTtttgaagaaaattaaaaagaattcaaaaaatagttaatttttttcaatccCTCACCCTCCCCCcaccacaatttttttaaaaaaaaatcaaaaattttaaaaaataaaaactaattttttatACCCCCACCCACCCACTAGGACCCCCTCTACCCCCGCCTTACCCATAAttgttttttccaaaaaatataattttttcaccTCACCCCCTCCACCCCCCACCGTAAtgttctttttttaatataaaaataactaaataaatttacaattttttagtacaattaacaattttttattGTGAATAGTTGATTTATGAGTCTATAGTTCTATATGGATTCTCATGTTTTATTCATGTTGTTCATATCTATATGAGTtctttgaaataattaaatccATATCTATCTATTTAGAAAATATGAGTGATCcatttaaataaatatggatTAAATGGATCATTTCACCTTATATGGGCTGAGATTGTTATCTCTAGAGCCAAATTAACAAGATAGTTTTGTAcatcttatttacatgaaataacAAAATCTGATGCATCCTAAGGTTGGGATTCTTAACCATAAAATTGAAACCTTTTACATAAAGTCTAAGTAAAGAAGGTGAGATCAAAGTGTATCACAATCACTTGAAATGgttaataatcaaaatgaatGAGTTATGGCCAATTTTATTCCTAAgcttaccaaaaaaaataaaaaatagaaaggCACATATCTTTCTGTCATTATTCTCCACACTTATAAATAGAGCTATCAAAATGGGCTGGCCCAACCAACCCTAAAGGGTTAGCGAGTTAAATAAGTTAAGAAGGACTGATCAATTTAAATAAAGGACCTATAAAATAGCAGCCCAACCCAGCCCTAAGTGGGCTATGGGTAGTGatggaaaattatactatttatacatgattaaaatatttttttatgtttataaaGTAGATGACGAACTCTCTTCGACTAGCTCATGTGTCTACTTAATCAGAAAGCCCTCTTATTTAAAATCATGGCTCCGCCACTGACTATGGATTGAGACGGGTTGACCTTTCAATCAAAAGATGGACAACATTgatcttttaaaaaaactatcAAACATTGATGAACACAACACCAATACATCAAAAATTCACATGTCTATGAGTTGCACACACTTTAATGGAATACTTACAAAACAATAGAGTAGGCAagatacaacagtcaacatTTATAGGACTCGTCAGAAcaacatatattacatgatcatttgttttcataaactagacaagaaaggagaaatgaaaaattaggcataaacacaaaagtaaaagaggtaaaagattcatagttataataatttaattgcCTAGTTGCTTAAGATTTAGCAAAATAAAacactacttaaaatatatataataaatatttttaaaattcgcGACCCACGGGTTAGCTTTCGAGGCTCGCGGGTTGAGCCTATGAGGTTAGCGGGCCAAATGAGGCTGGGCTAAAAAGCCTCGTTCCTAAATAGGTTGAAAAGATTTAACCCAAACCCACTTAATTCAACAATTTGGTTGGACTAGCCTCACGAGTCAAACCCATTTTGACCACTCTATTTATAAATGATCGACATACATATATGCAAGGGAGGAGGAAAAGGAGGAGTGAGCTGATATCCTTTTAGTTGATATGGTATTGAAGTTAGAAGAGTTCACAAATTGACTTGGTGGTGAAGTGCAAAGAACCATAATCAGGTTGTATAAGATAGCATTCAATAATTGAAAAAGAGAAAGCATATATCAATGACTTTTGTTTAGTTATTGGTTCTAACTACAAAGAATTGAAGTTAGAATAGGCAACCATATTCAACAATATAAATAGATCTCTAAAATGAACTAATACTAAATTAATTTCATATGCGGAATACACTTTAAAAGCCAATCCTGAGTTCTTGTTCTTACTCCTTTCAAAGCCAAACTACATGTCTACTCCAAAGTAGATGTAAGACACGTATGTAGCCTGTAAATACAGATCTGTTTAATAGGTTAAATGACTAACACACCCTTATGTGAGAATTAATTGAcaaagatgtatatatatagaaaatagaaaaatatagatataaatatatagaatatagaatatagaaaaaaagaaaggaacctTGCCTGCGCCAGCACGGGCCCAATAATTTTGTATAGTAATTGTATTTGTTGTCAAATCTCTACACTATATCCCAACAAATTTGTATACTAATTTAATTTGTTGTCAAATCTCTATACTTATATCTATCTGAGATATATAGCCGAAGATTTCAAATACTAATTGTATGATTTTACAAGCATATAGTGAAAATATTTCTTCTATTCTCAAGTTTAATATGAGAGACCAACTCAACATTTAATCTCAGATTTGAATTGCACCTTTTTACGCTCCTTATTAAACAATACTTCCTCACACCTTACTCCTTGAGAAACAACCCAAGACATAATTGATAGACATTTTGGAACAATGTCCATGGCTTTATCATACTGATAAATGCTAAAGTATACTCACTCTTAACATCATATATAGGGTAACTATTCACAGATTATAATACATATTGTGTTGGAATTGAAATTGATAAAGTTGATAAAGATCAACAAGCAACCATGGAAGAAGAGAGAACTCAAGCTTTTGTTGCAATGTGTTGAAATATCACAGATGTTTCACAAGATGTATGGGTCTagtatggattttattattattataactagtatgaatttattttatttaaactaCTATGGGTTGTATTGTTGTTTTATCTTTTATACTTGTATATATTGCCATTCCTGGCAGTGAAGTAACAACAAGAAAAAATTTTCCATTCTTGGTCTCTTATTTTCTACATGGTATCATTGCAACCTTGAGAATCTAGTCTCTTTGTTGCCTCTTCTTCCCTTTTCTTCATCCATATTCTCCATTTCTCAGTTCAACAATGGTGACACCAACAGATGTCACTTCTGATAGCTCTATAGGCACCGAAAATACCACCAACTCTAGGGCATATCACACCTGTAGtatcccctttgggaggatgccacttgcgaagcaaaaaatagtttttttataatctcaaatagtcaacacatttagaaaactcGTTTTGAAATACTATTTCCAATacaacaccattgcgggtccataaaatacacaaaactcaaactagtaattatcacaaaactattatcttcctttgtgcataatgacaagtcacAGTATAAACCAGTacatggcatgacttgagttaaaagcacactccaaaaatagcaaaactagtcacccagttcaagttacaagcatatgattttattttcacaaactttcaaaatttcatacatgagtgccacatgtatcctgtacaagtctccaaaaaatttacaaaactagatgcatatgcagatgtgatcttcacaagggctccaaaaaCTCTACTCCAAATGGACATCTTTATATCTCATCCTGCACATTACCtatgatagaaaacaactatcgctaagcattaagcttagtggtgtataaactttgggcttggagccgttaaattcttcaattcccTTGTTCGTCGCAAGTGgatcaataaggtaaaagtaagcccaacTGAACAAGTATaccaaagtatcgaatacaaaccttgaagagtttcaaaatgtCAATATTAAcattcgaaggctcaagtaccaAGAAATCTTATAATTCAAAtcaaaagagttgtcaaataatcaatttcatccaatatgtacgtcatgccatcacactaagcacaatcaatatcaagacggaccaaatccccaaaatcaagaaggaccgaagcccatatcaagaagggtcgtcacccaatatcaagagaatcaataaccatgttgaaagtggctttccacttgTACTCGAAAGTGGACGAATATCCATCGTCAAGAagaaatgtaaatccaaagtcaagatgggcaagatccgaattgagaggcatgccaatatcgagGAAAAGTCActgtaacaagaaggacaaagtcccaacaagaatgcaaaatgatcaagtaaTTCGTACAAGTAGGCGGTTTGGCAAAATTTTTGCAATGCTTAAGATAATAGTCATATcataatacaagacaaggagtaaggaaacaacctatcaaaatactttaaatttcagaaaataaaatattccaagttcaagtttatacacaaaccttggtgttttagcacataacaagttctaccacaactcgaggaATTCAATTCATCTACTCCATAGACCAACTAAAATTCACTTTGTCAAATAGTTCCTCTTAACTTGTATAAGAgtatatacaccttaaatacaaaattaaatatctacTTAATTTTAAAAGTCTCAGCATATCAAAACTAAACgtgaaatcaatgaaaatccgCCCAAATTATCAAAATAGCAATTCTGGACAGCACCACTATCGTGTATCgttgcttagtttcgaaggggtaaatgggcGAAATAGGCTTTTTGGCCTCAActaaagttatagaaatatgtcttagggtagcatacaatttcgaatttcccctacaacaattctgtacaaaaagatatgcccaaaataccaacaacagtccatattggattttcaaaacaaaagctgggcagcacctctcctatactttatcaccctttttcaagcagataaaagaaaaactgggttttagagactaaataaaagttatatacctatgacatatatttccaaaacatcttgaatcatgCGAAACCAAGCTTTAcataaggagttatactaatattactaacaatagtcccatccaaaaatgggtttgcaaaagaaagtttattcccccaatttcgacaacaacaacttatcaacaacatcaacaacaatatcaaaaatcattatacatcataacttaactaattccacccatttaatccaaccaaaacatcCCCTAATCCCTATGTCTCAACAAAGCAAAAAACAAGTTTACAACGCTACTTTCACCGTTTTAATCCGTTAAATCTCAAAACAAGCTtgttaataagaaaaagaacctcaatcttaccttaggtGTGCAGAAACCATGACAACACACTCCTTCTTAGCTGATTTGTAGCTCAAACTGAGGGCAACACAAAGTGCAACACCTTTCTCTTCACGAGCTTCAGAATTCGGGACTCGAATTTGGGTCAAAAAAGGCTTGTCTTAGCCTAGGAGTTCTCTCTCTCACCCTCTAAAATGTTTTGGAAAGTTATAGTATGAAAATGAAGAGATAAGGCTACACTTATCCTTTAAATGTTCGGGAAAATGGGCCTGATCCGACTTGGAATCGCGTTGGGCCCAAAATCGCTACCCAGCTTGACCTTTCTGCCTTAAAATGTCCATACCTTTTTATTCTAATGTCACATATGATACCACAACCTATGGTTAGAAAGGTATTTCCATTATCTACAACTtccattttatatattttcctaAATTTCCAAATACTAATGggtttatggcctcccgaagtcaaaTTAACCAAAAACATAgctaaaaacatttttttcttcttaaaagaAAATTGGTGTGTTACAACACCCATCATTTCTATCTTCATGCTTCAGATTCTCCAGGAATGAATTTGTTAACTCACCCTTTAATTGAAAAGGTTGTGGTGGATGGAGTAGATCAATCTTGATTGCTCTTTCAGCAAAAAATAAGGTTGGGTTCATTGATGGTACTCACAAAGAACTAGCTTCAGTTTCACCAGAATTCAAGCTATGGAACAGATACAATGATATGGTTCTATCATGGCTGCTTAACTCTCTTTCAAAAGAGATAGCTGACAAAGTTATATACTCCAAGATAGCCAAAGATCAGTGGAAAGAACTTTAGTACAGATTTGGCTAGTCCAATGGAGTCCAAGTCTATCACCTGCAAAAAGAGTTAAGTGACTTGGTACAGGGTTCAAATGACATTGCTGACTATTTCACAAAGATCAAAATTCTTGGGGATGAGCTTGATGCTTTGAACAGTTTTGTCAACTACTTATGTGACTTCCAAtgtggaaaaggaaaaatacGAAAAATGGCTAAGTCTATTCAAGATGAGAGATTGATCCAATTTATAATGGGTTTGAATAATGTCTATGCTGTTGGAAAGAGTAACATACCCTCTGCGAATCATGATTATTCAATCCTAATGCAAGATGAAAATAAAAGGGAGGTGTATATGAGCACACACTATTCAGGAAACTCTGCTTCTTTCTTGGCGACAAACCAGAACAACTTTGGTCAAAGGTCTAGATATTATGAGTTTAAGGGAAAGAAAACCGCTGTGATCTATTCTCACTGTAAGAAACCTTGGCATTTTGTGGATAAATGCTATAAGATAATAGGTTTTCCAAGTGATTTCAAGTTTACCAAGGCAAAGAGGTTCCAGGGAAGTGTGAAGAGCATTGCTGCTTACATAGAAGGAACACAAGGATAAAATAAAGCATATTTTAATGGAGAAGGAAAGGACAACATTTCACCCAGGATCAATATTCACAACTAATTCACATGCTTTAGAATGTGAGGATGAATCAATCAAAAGGTTCAACTGATGATGCTTTAGCCAATGCAATGACCTATGCCGGTAAGGTTTTCAATAAAGCACCTTATAGAgtttttcatttcaaataaAGAACCTGGATATTTGATTCAGGTGCTACTCAACACATGTGTTTTAATTCAAAGATCTTCTTAGAGTATGTACTCTTAAGACTCTAGTATTTGTTGATCTTCCCAATTCTCATAGGGTCAAGGTTACTCAAGTTGGAAGTGTCCCTTTACATATTAAACTTATTTTGAAGgatgtattattttttccatGTTTCAAATATAACTTCATTTCAGTCTATAAGCTGTGTAAGCATTTAAGTTGCTTActtattttttcctcttttggtTGTTTCTTGCAGGACCCTTCAATGAAGAGGCCTCTGGCATTTGGTGAA
Proteins encoded in this window:
- the LOC129875561 gene encoding uncharacterized protein LOC129875561, which produces MCQPPVLRDCTGCGGWSRSILIALSAKNKVGFIDGTHKELASVSPEFKLWNRYNDMVLSWLLNSLSKEIADKGSNDIADYFTKIKILGDELDALNSFVNYLCDFQCGKGKIRKMAKSIQDERLIQFIMGLNNVYAVGKSNIPSANHDYSILMQDENKREVYMSTHYSGNSASFLATNQNNFGQRSRYYEFKGKKTAVIYSHCKKPWHFVDKCYKIIGFPSDFKFTKAKRFQGSVKSIAAYIEGTQG